atttatgatgtatttatgattattATATGATGATTGTGTATTATGATGTATGTAGTATGATTATTTATGATGTATATTATATGATGTATGtatgatgtattttgatgtatgatttatttatgatgtatttatgataaatattatgatgtattgtatgtatgtatgatgtatatatgtgtatttatgatttatttatgataatgtatgatgtatttatatatgtatgatgtaatgtatttatgatgtattttatgatgtatgatgtatttattatgtatgaTGTATTTATGATGTATTTATATGATGTATTTATGATGTATTTATGATGTATGATGTATTTATGATGCATTATGATgtatgatgtatgtatgtattatgatatatgtatgtatttataatgtattgtaTTTACGTATTTAATGATGTATTTGTGATGTAGTGTATGATGTATTTGTGATGTAtgatgtatttatgatatatgtatgatgtatttataatgtctgatgtatttatgatttatgatttttaatgcatgatgcatttatatatatgcatgatgtatttatgatatatgATGTATTTATGATGTAAAATGCTGATTCAGTCATCACCTAATAGGTAATAATGTTTCAGCATTCGTGTAAACAATGTATATCAGGTACTAgttataattaaaattgtatagtcatattgcaaaatttttaaataattatatttaaatttacagttttaagcaaaattgtgaaatgctTGACCTGCAAGATAAAATTGGCATAGAATTTGGTCATAGAAATTTTGACTGCTCAAAAAAGCAGATCCTTCAACATGAAGATATACGTATATGAGAGTCAAATCATCTGATATACATAAATTGTAAAAGCAAAATATTATCAACAGGTCTTTCCCTGATTGTTTCCAGTCCAAAACACATGAACATGAAGTTTGTAGAGCAAAATTCATATGATAAAGCCTTCTTCCTAATAATTTATCTTGAAAAGCAAAATTTTTAACATGATTTAATAAATAGCAAATCATCAAAACTATAATTATCTTAAGTTTTCTGCCCATCTTTACCTGAAGAATGTTGACGATTTCATTAGCTACTGAGTAGATCCATATACATGCCACAAGGAAACCAAGGTATGCAAATGCctaaacaaaaataatgcaaCTGTATCAATTTAAGTAGCCATGGACCCAGTTTTACCATCATTCCTTCAGCTTAGGAATTCCTTAACATAAAATTTCCCATAGTAAAGTATTACAGAAGTTAACGAgtcttccttaaaatctgtaatgctttcccaTGGGAAATtataagttaaggaattccttacaGTTAAGGAATGTTAGTGAAACTAGGCCTAGGTACATAAATGCCTAGACACAAAGTAATACAACTGTATTAATTATCTAGGAAGCCAATGCACTAGACATAATGCAATATACCGTAGatacaattattatttcaaggacgtgaatattttgttttcacaattatttttataatgttgaaACTTTATTATTCTCAAAGCATTTTGttttcacaattatattttataatgttgaaACTTCATTATTCTCAAAGCAATTgtattcttctaaatcaaatacaaaactttaacgtttcataattatatatatataaacatatataattgtTCTTCTCATATATGTTTGGCTGTTAGCGGACTAATTCCAACATGTGACGTACTGGGTGATATTTTGGTTGTTCATCATCCTTTGAAGTGAAGAACACTAGAGCGGAGAGCGCTGCACCGATGATCAGAGCGAGAGCCCACACTGGAAACGTTCCCCCAATGGTGTCAAGGCCAACTACAACCCATAGTGTTAGATACAGCAAAAAAATTCATACTTTTAcaacagaaattaaattttgttttgtctaaTAAATATCAGTAATTGTAAaagtttttcatttcataactCATCAATTTGGTGAGGAAATAGAAAAATTGTCCAAAAtgcaaatttcaaaaatctgaTAGACAAAAATACGAAGTAAGACACACAATTTAAGTGACAAAccaacaatatttataattataactcaatgttttatatattatgaaataaacCTTTGTGTACAGTACTTTAAGATGTTAAAGACCTACCCTTGGTAGCCAGGGAAGAAAAGACGAGTCCAGTGAAACACTGTAGGGAATTAAGGTATCTATTCCACTTATGTTTGTCTTCTTCTTTGTCTACAACCGGAACTGTGATGATGAGTAGAAACATGATCGGGGCCTGTAATAGAACAAACATGATCAGGGcctgtaataaaacaaacatcatCAGGGCCTGTAATAGAACAAACATGATCAGGGCCTGTAATAGAACAAACATGATCAGGGCCTGTAATAGAACAAACATGATCAGGGCCTGTAATAGAACAAACATGATCAGGGCCTGTAATAGAACAAACATGATCAGGGcctataataaaacaaacatgatCAGGGCCTATAATAAAAAACAGTGGGcctgtaataaaacaaacatgatCAGGGCCTGTAATAGAACAAACATGATCTGGGCCtataataaacaaacataacaGGGCCTGTAATAGAACAAACATGATCAGGGCCTGTAATAGAACAAACATGATCAGGGCCTGTAATAGAACAAACATGATGGGCCttataaacaaacataatcAGGGTCtataatataacaaacatgaaCGGGGCCTGTAatagaacaaacaaaattgGGACCTGTAATAGAACAAACATTACCGGGGCCTGTAATTGAACAAACATAATTGGGGCCTGTTATTGAACAAACATAAATGGGGCCTGTAATAGAACAAACATAATTAGGGCCTGTAATAGAACATGCATGATCAAGGTCTGTAATAGAACACACATGATCCAGGTCTGTGATAGAACAAACATAATTAGGGCCTGTAATAGAACACACATGATCGAGGTCTGTAATAGAACAAACATAATTGGGGCCTGTAATAGAACAAACAATATCTGGGCCTGTAATAGAACATGCATGATCGAGGTCTGTAATAGAACAAACATAATTGGGGCCTGTAATAGAACAAACATGATTTGGGCCTGTAATAGAACACACATGATCGAGGTCTGTAATAGAACAAACATAATTGGGGCCTGTAATAGAACAAACAATATCTGGGCCTGTAATAGAACATGCATGATCGAGGTCTGTAATAGAACAAACATAATTGGGGCCTGTAATAGAACAAACATAATTTGGGCCTGTAATAAGAACATGCATGATCGAGGTCTGTATAGAAAAAACATAATTGGGGCCTGTAATAGAACAAACATAATTGAGGCCTGTAATAGAACAAACATAATTGGGGTCTGTAATAGAACAAACATAATTGGGGCCTGTAATAGAACATGCATGATCGAGGTCTGTAATAGAACAAACATAATTGGGGCCTGTAATAGAACAAACATAATTGGGGCCTGTAATAGAACATGCATGATCGAGGTCTGTAATAGAACAAACATAATTTGGGCCTGTAATAGAACATGCATGATCGAGGCCTGTCATAGAACAAACATGGTCGAAACCTGTAATAGAACAAACAATATCTGGGcctgtaattgaacatgcatgAAGGGGCCTGTAATAGAGCAGTTTATAATCTCacaggacatataaacataattgggacctgtaataaaacaaatataaatatgcaCTTACCTTAAAAACTTCATATACTTTTGTGTATATTTTCATGTCAGGCCACTTTTCTATATCTATGGGGTTAATAGCTGCCAGGAACTCTTGTAATGAATTTGTTTCTGTAGGCTCTTCCTCTGTCGACCTGTTTATTCTGTCGTCAAGGAGAGGATCACgctctgaaaaaaaaaaaaaatattaatgtgaattttttgTTTCATCAAGGACAGGATAACGCTTTTTAAAATATGGACATTTACTCTCTCTGTACTTTGTATTCTTTCCAGATTCTGTTCCCGAAGTGTCCATATCAGCCTCCCCTTCCTCGAAGTTTTTGAGAAAATGCCAGACAAAATGTCCAGTTGTTGTGTTcttaaatgaattaatttaattGAACTGACTTGGAAATTATTTTGTGAGCTATCTAAAATCTGcatcaagattttatttttatattgcaATCTGGCATAAAGGTGCAGCTAATCAAGATTTTGGGTTGATGATAATGTCAGCTGAATTTTATACACATGgttgaaatacatatttatttagcACCTACAAAGTTTGTTTCAAACCTAAAATGCTTTAATATCGTATATGACTGcattgaaaatttaatttgtgaaGAAAGAACGTCAATATCAAGAGTCAACAATGGGGAAGAGGGAGGGAAATTAAAATCCCTGTCAATTACCGTCGGCAATGGTACGGAAAGATTAAAGGGACAATGcaatgaggctaattctgtaACATAACCACgaacaaaatatgacataatgaacatattgttctacattccttatgaaacatttagcaagaaatattgacaaattccaagacattgttaagtattttgattgacaCCGTTGATATTCctaatcgttgatcaatacaattaagcaggTATAAACATGcatgctgtacccataccctagaacgaatatacgtacccggcctactatacctttcggccgggtacgaattggtccctatgtgttgtagtggagcactgcctccgaaaatcactcaggcatagttttctatacttttttgtaggtttccaattattttatgcgtatacatgcatttacatattatttttgtccaaaaaaaacataactaccattcttaatatctaccgtaccgcttacaagacgtcaaattcacaatttgaggacttgccgtataaattcccttcagaaagaccttcatatgtattatgtgaaaaaataatgcctcaatgagaatttgaaattttatgtggttcagttttattgcctagtagataagcgatatcaaacaagtacaataaatATGCAAACAAGTCATGTTTGTaaatcaaatgcaatacataaccactgaggagttgacaTAAATTTATAGTTATTTAGACAAGATCTAGAATATGCCCCTAATaacgtaaacacactactgtaagagcaatttcagtagttctagacaaaaatttctttacaacactggcaagggccatacactggcaagggcaagggttcggcatacaagacgtccgaccccaatgtgtaatggcggacagcaagcgagtgataacatatcacatacatttcactaccgTTTGGCTTTTCTgatatatcacagtaaaaccaactaatctaatttccattagaactggtttgatTCCGATATATATGctaattttaatgtactcttagactgaattgtcctttCAAATGTTGCAAATTCTGTCATCAAGGACTGTGCTCCATAAAATACTGATGTTAATGTACTTACGTGTCAACTGGATCAGTAGGCCCATTAAATGCTAGATATAGCTATTAAGAAGTTCAGTCCAGACATTCTGATGTGATCATGTTTCTCTGACTTACCAGATTTCTGATTGCTTCCTGGCAAAGTTTCATAAGAATCGTCATTTTCTTCTCGTACTGTAACCTCGCCATCCTTTACTGAAATACAGAGCAACTACTGTAGTATTGATAATTTTCACTTGGCTTATAATTTCTCTAAATTCGCAGTTTAATCCAACTAGCTTTGACACACAGCAAAATTTGACACctttcaaaatttatcaaaatcaaagctTCACATATTACAGTCTGTCATATGAATGACACTTTCAAAGGCTTACAGCCAAGATAATTCTCAAATTATGTAAACAGTGAATCAGTTCCAAACAGTAAACCGCGAAAATTTGCACCCGTGAAATTTTACCGAGTGTACAGTAGTAAATCAAGGTCAATATTGTATCgtatttacatacatttcaaggtttcaattgaaaaaaaatttttttttaaacatttgatcATTAGCCCAATATATAAGCAATGTTACGGTAATTGATTATCTTGTATTTTCCTGATACATTATCATAAATGGTTGATATTAGACCAAATCAAAGTTACGGTAATTAATTATCTTGTATTTTCCTGATACATTGACATAAATAGTTGATATTAGACTAAATTTAATCTTTACTTATTCCCTTCATAGCTACAAGTATGTAAATTCCAATGTACCAATAAGAATTGTCCATTGTATGTACTGTACTCATTGTTATTGTACTgtgttgtattgtattattatgctgaaaactaataaaaaaattcatgaaaaaaaaaaaaagtaaaaaaaatattgtactgtATTGTTAGTTACGTCCTGTGTTCTGAATATCCAATCTCATGATGATAGACTGTCATGATGAAGGTGTCttttaacttattcacccctgaaatttcataatggactggtctattctttgatttagaagagtctaaatgtgtctacaggggtgaatgagttaatatttGTGGCGTTACGCGGGAATACTTACAGGGAACAAAGCTTTTGTATTTCTGATAAATATATCTGCCAAACACGACCACCACCACGTAGCCGGCATACATCAGGATGAAGCCTACAATAGAAAACGTTATTGACATCACCATTacataaaatctataaatataaactttatttattttacatcgattgagaaacaagttatacaacttatataaatcactctcgatggcccggatgtaagcgcgcaaggggtcttagtgtgggaggaaactggagtgcccggagaaaacccacgtgatcgggcaggtgacccctggccttttcacgtccgtgccggggatcgaaccccggctggctaggtgaaaggcgagcggcttaaccactacaccacccgatcacccataaaatctataaatatacatgaacaTGATAAAGtattaatatacagttatcataaATAAGAGCATAATGAGCACACAGTATTATGAGTAATATTTGCGAGACATTTATTTGTGGTTTTCCTGAAATCTGCTATTTTTAAACACCAGAATTTCACTACTGGCATTCAAAAGTGCATTGAACATATCAGATATACAGAGGAATCACAAACCGCAAATTAAAACTAAGCGAATATGTTCCgttaacaaaacaacaaaaatgtgCCCACCAATTTAAAGCACTATACATTGTGTAGAGTACACTTACATGCATCAtacatactgtaaacatacacaTTTTAGTGGTAATATTATTTTACAACTTTTTTAGAAAAGCTACACTAAAAACGTTTATAAGTGAGAGGCATTTGTCACTCAGGGATTTGGACCAATATGTCGCAAGCGCTTTTGTATTTGTGCACTGACTGTGATGTTGGTTGACgattgattttcctttgatatccgccggcccAACATTTGATATTGGAGTAGACATCGTGGAATTTCTTAAGCTTTACATTTGTGTTTcttttgactcgataagacaagtatttgttaagaaaaatgttttttatttcccggttcataggctaCTTGcatggtgtttagtaatgtaaagagacagtcacgaatccttctcacttataaatctttGACTAAAATATGGTGGCGTTAATCTTATTACCGGTATATTGTTGATACAGCCATCGCAaaatttgcgaaagtaaatTAATTGCacatgaaagaaagttggtttacaaaATTAAAGGGCACTCAAATCTCAGGACCTTACAACAAATACtttattcgacccaataagcgcccatgtccctataagcgtcctccccctttttgaggcctcaatttcaattgtccacgcataaataaagaaaaaaactacaaaatactgtctagattttcaataattttgtcttattagcaccttttcattttttcaattttttaaacgccctgggcgcttattgggttgaatacagtagGTTTTCTACAGTAGCACAGAAGCGTTCAGATATGAACTATTTTCCTATACATTTCCTATATAGATACACCGATCATCACCTATAGCCTCTATTTTCTTGATCTCCTTCTTCCACAGAATGGTGAAGCTCCAGAAGGCAGCGGCTAGATAAAATATGACATCCCTGAGAAACGGCCGCTGCATGGCCTGGAAGGGACAGATGACAGCGATGGATCCAGCTACAATGGTCGTCACAAACACACCAGCTCCTACATGGGATCAATAAAATACTGTTAAAGTGGAGTGCTAATTTTGCCATTTGCGAGCATAAAACTTTCACTGTGGTGTTATTTTCGCAATTCCGTCTTTGtaaagagttagctcccttgtgagtatctattgttacatcattattttgtgaacacaATGgacgttattttctctgaaaagtacatgtatgatgttacgctcacaaacatatgacatcattatcaatacctacccgcaagggcagataactctgtaatatgcaaatacagaatagataTACCTTCAGATGTTTTCGCTGTACAGTTCATACATTCACAGAATATTACATGCGGAGGAAATTTCCGCAAACAAGCGACCTTCGCGGAATAAGTTGAAATTTCCCTCTTGCATAAATTTATACAGTATTAGTTACAAACAAGTTATTGCAAACATTTCTTTGACTTGacaaatattatattcatttgtgtatttttttcagaCAAAGTTATTAAAGCTAATTAATATGACCCAAATGACCttgattaaaagtttaaaattatttcatgatgtacatgtatatgaacatACTTATTACCATTTTCTTCTAAAATACTATAGGGCCATTATCAAATATCTCGGTCTATTAGTAATTGATAATACTATCTTTCTAACCACAATTCATTCCCCTCATGCCCTTTACCTACCAAACAAGGCCCCAATCGCCAATCCGGCATCTCCATTTTTGGCGTTACCAATGGCCGCAATTGCTGAGAAAATGTCGGGAGCACCATTGCCAAAAGCCAGGAAGGTGACACCCTTTGTTTTGGGTCAAGGAATGAATGTTTTATGCGTTTCACAAAAATTGTACAATTATTACTGTATAGAGGGTTATTTTTGCAATTTGAcctaaaaacaagaaaattaaataataacaatattttttggcATATCTAGCTATCCAGGTAtatgattcaaccatttctAATATTTCGCAGATTAAATTTTCGTTACCATAGTAACGTGCCGCAAAAATATCATACCCGccattgtttttttgtaaaggatACAGCAACATTGTGACTCAAGTGCATGGTCTCTGATATCACTGATAAAGCTGGGCAGAAACTGAAACAAACACAAAGAAACAATAACTGGAATCAATATGAACAAAGTCTGTTCACAATAATAggggtatatatatgtaccgtATATTCCCTATTAAGAGAGCCTCCTCTAATAAGTGCCCCCCCACCCCTCCTACGTTTTTTGCCGAAAAAAATCAACTTATTTCATACAATTGTTGTGGCAGATTGTGACAATTTGTCTTGGAGGTGCTACTAAAATAGTGTCTCACATCAGTTTGATGTTTAACATATCTATATCATCTTGTATAAGAACTAAATTTATTATATTGGACAACTTAGGACATGTTTGCCGAATGTTTATGCAAAGAACAGCGAGATTGCcgtgttcaaaacaaaacatgtcacTTGA
The Argopecten irradians isolate NY chromosome 9, Ai_NY, whole genome shotgun sequence DNA segment above includes these coding regions:
- the LOC138331326 gene encoding mitochondrial sodium/calcium exchanger protein-like, whose amino-acid sequence is MDSRPCKLDTDRGGRKFIGLLILSGVFLVYYFYQETFSTPQVVRYFPRRPASGSVLRKLHWTSDTTPNISQSLGDDDDVECREVLNKKADERCDFVKQTDDCQIDEGFLDYTQFVYCDFGHGKHIEVLAMIILFLWWIFLFIGLAVTADDFFCPALSVISETMHLSHNVAGVTFLAFGNGAPDIFSAIAAIGNAKNGDAGLAIGALFGAGVFVTTIVAGSIAVICPFQAMQRPFLRDVIFYLAAAFWSFTILWKKEIKKIEAIGFILMYAGYVVVVVFGRYIYQKYKSFVPLKDGEVTVREENDDSYETLPGSNQKSERDPLLDDRINRSTEEEPTETNSLQEFLAAINPIDIEKWPDMKIYTKVYEVFKAPIMFLLIITVPVVDKEEDKHKWNRYLNSLQCFTGLVFSSLATKVGLDTIGGTFPVWALALIIGAALSALVFFTSKDDEQPKYHPAFAYLGFLVACIWIYSVANEIVNILQTFGIVLNISNAILGLTLLAWGNSIGDLIADTVMARQGYPRMGISACFGGPLFNLLLGIGIPFTVATIKNGADYQLEITFEEVVLAAFLMLSLITSLLIVPLSKFKMSRTYGIILIVLYGIFLVVAILAETNVIDVKI